The genome window CGTCAGCCTGTTGAACCTGGATCCGCTTTATGTGGAAAAGGCCGAGATCGCTGGACCAGGGTTCATCAACTTTTATCTGGCCAAGCACTGTCTGCAGCAATCGGTATCGAGCATTCTGCAGCAGGGCGCCGAGTACGGCCGCAGCCGATGGGGCCAGGGCCGATCGATTCAGCTGGAATTCGTCAGCGCCAACCCCACCGGCCCGCTGAACATCGTGTCCGCCCGCGCGGCCGCCATCGGCGATGTACTGGCCAACTGCTTTTCTCTGTGCGGATTCGACGCCCGCCGTGAGTTTTATGTCAATGACGCAGGCCGGCAGATTCGCTTGCTGGGCCGCTCGCTCAGCAGCCGCTACCTGACCGCACTGGGCAATGACCAACCGGTGCCCGAGGACGGCTATCACGGCCTGTACCTGCGCGACCTGGCGTTAGAGATCGTGCAGCGCGACGGCGACCGCTACGCCGGCCTGGCGGAGGAGGAGCGGGATGCTCAATTCAGCTCCCTGGCGCTGGAGTACATGCTGGAACGGCAGAAGAACAGCCTGGATGCATACGGCGTGCACTATGATCTGTGGTTCCGCGAGAGCCGGTTGCGCGAAGGACAAGCGCATCAGGCGGTGCTGGAGAAACTCGACAAGGCGGGGTTGAGCTATCAGCAGGACGGCGCGCTCTGGTTTCAGTCCAGCAAATTCGGCGATGAAAAGGACCGGGTGCTGATCACCAGCGCCGGCGAACCGACCTATTTTCTCATCGACATCGCCTACCATCAGAACAAATACGAGCGCGGCTTTGATCAGATCATCGATTTCTGGGGACCGGATCATCACGGCTATATCGACCGGATGCGCGCCGCCATTCTGGCCCTGGGCCATCCGG of bacterium contains these proteins:
- a CDS encoding arginine--tRNA ligase, with product MNPQEYIRSQIQSALAKLAIPVSDIKQLNLEKPKQEAYGDLASAIAMNLAKERKLAPRKLAEQIVSLLNLDPLYVEKAEIAGPGFINFYLAKHCLQQSVSSILQQGAEYGRSRWGQGRSIQLEFVSANPTGPLNIVSARAAAIGDVLANCFSLCGFDARREFYVNDAGRQIRLLGRSLSSRYLTALGNDQPVPEDGYHGLYLRDLALEIVQRDGDRYAGLAEEERDAQFSSLALEYMLERQKNSLDAYGVHYDLWFRESRLREGQAHQAVLEKLDKAGLSYQQDGALWFQSSKFGDEKDRVLITSAGEPTYFLIDIAYHQNKYERGFDQIIDFWGPDHHGYIDRMRAAILALGHPADSFQVSIIQQVNLLRNGQPVKMSKRAGEIIEMDELVEEVGVDASRFFFVDRRISQPLDFDIELAKKQTDENPVYYVQYAHARICNVLRYAQEQGRTLPDQAETSRLENEFELQLIKKLIDYPEVIARAAQYLEPHRIPDYLQELATVFHRFYHENRVVIDDEEVSNARLLLCQATRLVLANGLKILGISAPETM